One region of Roseimicrobium gellanilyticum genomic DNA includes:
- a CDS encoding sulfatase has protein sequence MFQRLVSTAASTITRATAILASAAALATSATTTAATPATTPNIIFIMADDLGYTDVHCFGSQYYETPNIDRLAEQGMKLTSYHQAQNCQPTRAALMTGQYGPRTGVYTVGGIDRFNWRSRPLRPVDNLDSLPLEKKTVAESLKSAGYATGMFGKWHLGNDGAHHPGKRGFDEAMVSMGKHFNFNTNPKVEVPEGAYLADFLTAKAVDFITRHKDKPFFLYLPHFGVHSPHEAKKDLIEHFKPKAPAGGHDNPTYAAMIASVDESVGRVMDTLEKLQLAENTVLIFTSDNGGVGGYAREGIKKAGDITDNAPLRSGKGSLYEGGTRVPFVVRWPGVVKPGSTSDVPAIHVDIFPTLVELAKGTAPEGQTLDGESLVPLFRDGGATLKREAIFQHFPGYLGAGENSWRTTPVATIVSGDWKLMEFMEDKKVELYNLKDDIGETKNLAATETEKTTALLGKLHAWQQEIKAPMPTPNTEQGQPTPEKKGGRKKGKKAKAAAEGGDE, from the coding sequence ATGTTCCAGCGTCTCGTCTCCACCGCAGCATCCACCATCACCCGCGCCACGGCGATTCTCGCCAGCGCTGCTGCTCTCGCGACCTCAGCCACCACCACTGCTGCAACCCCTGCCACCACGCCCAACATCATCTTCATCATGGCAGATGATTTGGGCTACACGGATGTCCATTGCTTCGGCAGCCAGTACTACGAGACGCCGAACATCGACCGTCTCGCAGAGCAGGGGATGAAGCTCACGAGCTACCACCAGGCGCAGAACTGCCAGCCCACGCGCGCGGCGCTCATGACCGGCCAGTACGGTCCGCGTACCGGGGTGTACACGGTGGGTGGGATCGACCGCTTCAACTGGCGTTCGCGTCCCCTGCGTCCGGTGGACAATCTCGATTCCCTCCCCCTGGAGAAGAAGACCGTGGCGGAGTCGCTCAAGTCCGCGGGCTATGCCACGGGGATGTTCGGCAAGTGGCACCTCGGCAACGATGGCGCACATCATCCCGGCAAGCGTGGGTTCGATGAAGCCATGGTGAGCATGGGGAAGCATTTCAACTTCAACACCAATCCCAAGGTGGAAGTGCCTGAGGGAGCCTATCTTGCCGACTTCCTCACGGCCAAGGCCGTCGACTTCATCACCCGGCACAAGGACAAGCCCTTTTTTCTCTACCTGCCACACTTCGGAGTGCATTCACCGCATGAGGCGAAGAAGGACCTCATCGAGCATTTCAAACCCAAGGCCCCCGCGGGAGGCCATGACAATCCCACGTATGCGGCCATGATCGCCAGCGTGGACGAAAGCGTGGGGCGCGTGATGGATACCCTGGAGAAGCTCCAACTCGCGGAGAACACCGTGCTCATCTTCACCAGTGACAACGGCGGCGTGGGTGGCTATGCGCGTGAAGGCATCAAGAAGGCGGGCGACATCACCGACAACGCGCCACTGCGCAGCGGCAAAGGCAGCCTGTATGAAGGTGGCACGCGCGTGCCCTTCGTCGTGCGCTGGCCGGGTGTGGTGAAGCCTGGCAGCACCAGCGATGTGCCTGCGATTCACGTGGATATCTTCCCCACACTCGTAGAGCTTGCGAAGGGCACAGCGCCCGAGGGCCAGACGCTGGATGGTGAAAGCCTCGTGCCGCTCTTCCGTGATGGCGGAGCCACGCTGAAACGCGAGGCGATTTTCCAGCACTTCCCCGGCTACCTCGGCGCGGGCGAGAACTCCTGGCGCACCACGCCGGTGGCTACCATCGTGAGCGGTGATTGGAAGCTGATGGAATTCATGGAGGACAAGAAGGTGGAGTTGTACAACCTGAAGGACGACATTGGCGAAACGAAGAACCTTGCCGCGACGGAGACTGAGAAGACCACGGCATTGCTCGGGAAGCTGCACGCCTGGCAGCAAGAAATTAAAGCGCCCATGCCCACGCCGAATACAGAGCAGGGACAACCCACGCCTGAGAAGAAAGGCGGCAGGAAGAAGGGAAAGAAGGCGAAGGCGGCTGCAGAGGGGGGTGATGAGTGA
- a CDS encoding VWA domain-containing protein — MDWQYPYLLLLIIPALAFLVWAERKSAHPMPASRKRMLLIVRALGVILALAALAGPAKVITSNRRAVVVAVDVSQSLGPEGVKTALQKADSLRASLPGDTEVFNVAFGDETRLLNEPELKDPAAESLAEMQKNHGAQSRYAAAVEYARALFPAGTSRHVVLIGDGHETRGNLVEAARGAALAEVQVHAVPVAGPRKPDVRVRQLVPSQSRLHEGAALKLTVDIESTMDGSGSLKLFENGVEVERRNVSVKAGQALQELFTRHPATRNIYKYRAVLEGFAGDAIPANNEALTLVDVRGRLRLLFVEGDANEAQYLMQAMEKEGIQLELRAPGTIPASPQELSGYDGVILSDVPAHKLGENTMVAIRDYVDKLGGGFIMLGGPNSFGVGGYFRTPIEEVLPVRLKAPDEEEKQSSALALVIDRSGSMSGEKLEMAKSAAIATAEVLTRNDSIGVYAFDSELHVVVPMTRLSSAAAVAGQIAGLTSGGGTNAYPAMSEARNALQRVKAKIKHMILLTDGQTSGTGYESLASQCRAEGMTISTVAIGDGAHVGLLQAIASLGGGQSYTTLDASNITRIFTQDTLIHTGRMIREDAFTPAMSERHPILAGWDKFEPPPLLGYVKTLRKSTAQVPLVTDLGDPLLAHWRFGLGKATAFTSDAKSRWASLWISRWNGFGQFWSQVLRETARPPQGQNMDLRCEMVGDEAKVSVDVLTDAGTRGNEARVTAEVFFVSAESLGAPLKPVQALTLRQSGPGLYAGDFKPEQAGVYLVRAQSGAQMVTAGLVHNPSGEQSLGTVNEPLLREVTQMTGGTYLNQDTKLDLGSAKARRYFELWPTLVIALLCLFIIDAIVRRWEHVTGIWDMAFGGLKSATKTKTAL; from the coding sequence ATGGACTGGCAGTACCCTTACCTCCTCCTGCTCATCATCCCGGCGCTGGCGTTTCTCGTGTGGGCGGAGCGGAAATCGGCGCATCCCATGCCAGCCTCGCGGAAGCGGATGCTGCTCATCGTGCGGGCGCTGGGTGTCATCCTCGCGCTCGCGGCGCTGGCGGGTCCGGCAAAGGTCATCACCAGCAATCGTCGCGCCGTGGTCGTGGCGGTGGATGTCTCCCAGAGCCTCGGTCCTGAAGGTGTGAAGACCGCGCTGCAGAAAGCCGACTCCCTCCGAGCCTCGCTACCCGGTGACACAGAAGTTTTCAACGTGGCCTTCGGCGACGAAACCCGACTGCTCAACGAACCCGAACTCAAGGACCCGGCGGCAGAGTCTCTGGCCGAAATGCAAAAGAATCACGGCGCACAGAGCCGCTACGCCGCCGCCGTGGAGTATGCGCGAGCACTCTTCCCTGCGGGCACATCGCGGCATGTGGTGCTCATCGGCGATGGCCATGAGACGCGCGGCAATCTGGTGGAAGCCGCACGCGGTGCCGCACTGGCCGAAGTCCAGGTGCATGCCGTACCGGTGGCAGGTCCACGCAAGCCCGATGTGCGTGTACGCCAACTGGTGCCCAGTCAATCCCGCCTGCATGAGGGCGCAGCCCTGAAGCTCACCGTGGACATCGAGAGCACCATGGATGGCAGCGGCTCGCTCAAGCTCTTCGAGAACGGTGTGGAGGTGGAGCGTCGCAATGTGAGCGTCAAAGCCGGTCAGGCGCTGCAGGAGCTCTTCACCCGCCACCCCGCCACGCGAAACATCTACAAATACCGCGCCGTGCTGGAGGGCTTCGCCGGCGACGCCATTCCTGCGAACAACGAGGCACTGACCCTGGTGGACGTGCGCGGCCGCCTGCGCCTGCTCTTCGTAGAGGGCGATGCGAATGAAGCGCAGTACCTCATGCAGGCCATGGAGAAGGAGGGCATCCAGCTCGAGCTGCGCGCGCCCGGCACCATCCCCGCAAGTCCGCAGGAACTCAGCGGCTATGATGGTGTGATACTTTCAGATGTACCCGCGCACAAACTCGGGGAGAACACCATGGTCGCCATCCGCGACTACGTGGACAAGCTGGGCGGCGGCTTCATCATGCTGGGCGGGCCGAACTCCTTCGGTGTCGGCGGCTATTTCCGCACGCCGATTGAAGAAGTACTGCCCGTGCGGCTGAAAGCGCCGGATGAAGAGGAAAAACAAAGCAGCGCCCTCGCCCTGGTGATTGACCGTTCCGGTTCGATGTCCGGCGAGAAGCTGGAGATGGCCAAGAGCGCCGCCATTGCCACCGCGGAAGTGCTCACGCGCAATGACAGCATCGGCGTATATGCCTTCGACTCCGAGCTGCACGTGGTGGTGCCGATGACACGCCTGAGCTCTGCGGCCGCTGTGGCAGGACAGATTGCCGGACTCACCAGTGGCGGCGGCACGAATGCCTACCCCGCCATGTCTGAAGCACGCAACGCCCTCCAGCGTGTGAAGGCCAAGATCAAACACATGATCCTGCTTACCGACGGCCAGACCAGTGGGACGGGCTATGAATCGCTCGCCTCGCAATGCCGCGCTGAGGGCATGACCATTTCCACCGTGGCGATAGGCGATGGCGCGCATGTGGGATTGCTGCAGGCCATCGCGAGTCTCGGTGGCGGTCAGAGCTACACCACGCTGGATGCCTCGAACATCACGCGCATCTTCACGCAGGACACTCTCATCCACACCGGCCGCATGATCCGCGAGGATGCTTTCACACCCGCCATGTCTGAGCGCCATCCCATTCTCGCCGGTTGGGACAAGTTCGAGCCGCCACCGCTGCTGGGTTATGTAAAGACTCTGCGCAAGAGCACCGCTCAAGTCCCGCTGGTCACGGACCTCGGTGACCCTCTGCTCGCCCACTGGCGCTTTGGCCTCGGCAAAGCCACCGCTTTCACCAGCGATGCGAAGAGCCGCTGGGCCTCCCTGTGGATCAGCCGGTGGAATGGCTTTGGCCAATTCTGGTCCCAAGTGCTCCGCGAAACCGCGCGTCCGCCTCAAGGTCAGAACATGGATCTGCGCTGCGAGATGGTGGGCGATGAAGCGAAGGTCAGCGTGGATGTGCTGACCGATGCTGGCACCCGTGGCAATGAAGCGCGTGTCACTGCCGAAGTCTTCTTCGTCTCCGCCGAGTCACTGGGTGCTCCGCTGAAACCCGTGCAAGCGCTCACCTTACGCCAAAGCGGACCGGGTCTCTATGCCGGCGACTTCAAACCGGAGCAGGCGGGTGTGTATCTCGTGCGTGCCCAAAGCGGTGCCCAGATGGTGACCGCCGGTCTTGTGCACAACCCCAGCGGTGAGCAAAGCCTCGGCACGGTGAATGAACCTCTGCTGCGCGAAGTCACACAAATGACGGGCGGCACATATTTGAATCAAGATACCAAGCTCGACCTCGGCAGCGCCAAAGCCCGCCGTTACTTTGAACTGTGGCCCACCCTCGTCATCGCCCTGCTCTGCCTGTTCATCATCGATGCCATCGTGCGTCGCTGGGAACACGTCACCGGTATCTGGGACATGGCGTTTGGTGGGTTGAAGTCTGCGACGAAGACGAAGACAGCGCTGTGA
- a CDS encoding Fur family transcriptional regulator: MIPPHGTDVSQGMEHSHAGSQGHDHDHSHDHDHGHSHAGTGVREPMTAQQSAKLVQETVGRCRALGLRRTAALEDLLKVLVESPRPMTLGELAESKLLKNRCDRATVFRLLVRLEKQGILRRLGLHDRSAYYTVNLPDEHHDYLICTECGAIEQLDIACPVEQLEAQIARDSGFRKLYHELEFFGICPKCA; this comes from the coding sequence ATGATCCCCCCTCACGGCACTGACGTATCCCAAGGCATGGAGCACTCCCACGCTGGCAGCCAAGGTCACGACCATGACCACAGCCACGATCATGATCACGGTCATTCACACGCGGGCACCGGCGTCCGCGAGCCCATGACCGCGCAGCAATCCGCGAAACTGGTGCAGGAAACGGTAGGCCGCTGCCGCGCGCTCGGCCTGCGCCGTACCGCCGCGCTGGAGGACCTCCTGAAGGTGCTCGTCGAGTCCCCGCGTCCCATGACGCTGGGCGAACTCGCCGAGTCCAAGCTGCTGAAGAACCGCTGCGACCGCGCCACCGTCTTCCGCCTCCTCGTGCGCCTGGAGAAGCAGGGGATCCTGCGCCGCCTCGGCCTGCATGACCGCTCCGCCTACTACACCGTGAACCTCCCAGACGAGCATCACGACTACCTCATCTGCACCGAATGCGGCGCGATCGAGCAGCTCGACATCGCCTGTCCGGTGGAACAACTCGAGGCCCAAATCGCCCGCGACTCCGGCTTCCGGAAACTCTACCACGAACTCGAGTTCTTCGGCATCTGCCCGAAGTGCGCTTGA
- a CDS encoding ThuA domain-containing protein: MTRASFFRVSLFPLLTAAVALVTPLCPSPSFAQAPAKTKIVLIAGVKSHPSGQHEFRAGGTLLTRALNEQSGLPVNVVLVTEGWPKDETVFDGAKAVICYADGGGKHPFVGHLDKVDALAKAGVGIMCMHYGVEVVPDQAGKEFTRWIGGYYAGGYSVNPHWDADTEAAKDHPVGRGVNPVKVNDEWYFRMRFPEPPVHSTLLKATPTRAIIKRYIHWNDGADPELGKPQSLMWGMQRPDGGRGVGFTGGHWHRNWAIDDFRKVVLNAIVWTAGLEVPEGGVKSLPITEAQLNENLDEKTPMVQVKLPSPEDFNTPTAEPVGNRGPGVKPAAPAKPATAPAKQP; encoded by the coding sequence ATGACCCGCGCTTCCTTTTTCCGCGTCAGCCTGTTCCCGTTGCTTACCGCAGCGGTGGCCCTCGTGACGCCCCTCTGCCCCTCCCCTTCGTTTGCCCAGGCGCCCGCCAAGACCAAGATTGTCCTCATTGCTGGCGTGAAAAGTCACCCGAGCGGCCAGCATGAGTTCCGCGCGGGCGGCACCCTGCTCACCCGTGCTCTCAATGAACAGAGCGGTCTGCCCGTGAATGTGGTGCTGGTCACCGAAGGCTGGCCCAAGGATGAAACCGTCTTCGACGGCGCCAAGGCCGTGATCTGCTACGCAGACGGCGGTGGGAAGCATCCCTTCGTGGGACACCTCGACAAGGTCGATGCACTGGCCAAGGCGGGCGTGGGCATCATGTGCATGCACTACGGCGTGGAAGTCGTCCCTGACCAAGCGGGCAAGGAATTCACCCGCTGGATTGGTGGATACTATGCAGGCGGCTACTCGGTGAACCCCCACTGGGATGCCGATACCGAAGCGGCGAAGGACCACCCGGTGGGCCGCGGCGTGAACCCGGTGAAGGTGAATGACGAGTGGTACTTCCGGATGCGCTTCCCCGAGCCCCCCGTGCACAGCACCCTGCTGAAGGCCACCCCAACCCGCGCCATCATCAAGCGCTACATCCACTGGAACGACGGCGCCGACCCTGAACTCGGCAAACCCCAGTCCCTCATGTGGGGCATGCAACGCCCGGACGGCGGACGCGGCGTGGGCTTCACCGGCGGCCACTGGCACCGGAACTGGGCCATCGATGACTTCCGCAAAGTAGTGCTCAATGCCATCGTCTGGACTGCCGGACTGGAAGTGCCCGAGGGCGGCGTAAAGTCCCTGCCCATCACCGAAGCCCAGCTCAACGAAAACCTCGATGAGAAGACTCCCATGGTACAGGTGAAGCTGCCCTCGCCTGAGGACTTCAACACCCCTACCGCCGAGCCCGTGGGCAACCGCGGCCCCGGCGTGAAACCCGCTGCCCCTGCCAAGCCCGCGACCGCTCCCGCGAAGCAGCCATGA
- a CDS encoding HTTM domain-containing protein, with amino-acid sequence MDLRSLAAFRIALAAVVVSDSVVALTNAEAFYSDTGVLPRTALAEQWGGQMMWSLHALSGSLTWQVVLIVMQLMAAVSLLAGHRTRVATLVCWALVASLDARNPMINNGADSMIRLLLFWSVFLPLGARWSLDARRDAKQGGSGAPHPGSTLVSLPAACLLLQVAFVYWFSVAFKNHGVWWSEGTALRQVLELDSLARPAAVWLREYPAACRALTHFTVILEILGPVVAFLPVWRAGCRFIAVLAMVGLHAGIAICLDIGAFPWVMMAAWLAFLPSEFWRRFIRDKHVNIPKNENIRCDYHVGKRDIVFGFVLNGFCVFSLSMVFLWNLRGTNFAFWEKVFPRWANPAAMVFRLDQYWTMFAPTPLMEDGWFVLRAGLSDGSEVDLLRDGAPVSWDKPALASAAYKDARWQKYQTNLWMTIHQVHRMPYGDYVARRWNDSHGGLSQVVAWQLWFVREMTQPDGTRGKPEPILMAQREGHRQTPPPATSASPEQPFRE; translated from the coding sequence GTGGACCTCCGTTCGCTCGCCGCGTTCCGCATCGCGCTGGCTGCGGTGGTCGTTTCGGACTCGGTAGTGGCCCTCACGAATGCTGAGGCCTTCTATTCCGATACGGGTGTCCTGCCGCGTACGGCTCTGGCGGAGCAGTGGGGTGGTCAGATGATGTGGTCCCTCCATGCCTTGAGCGGCTCGTTGACCTGGCAGGTCGTGCTGATTGTGATGCAGCTCATGGCGGCGGTTTCCCTCCTTGCAGGGCATCGCACCCGGGTGGCGACTCTCGTGTGTTGGGCATTGGTGGCGTCCCTCGATGCGAGGAATCCGATGATCAACAACGGGGCGGACAGCATGATCCGGTTGTTGCTTTTCTGGAGCGTCTTCCTGCCACTCGGAGCGCGGTGGTCCCTGGATGCGCGACGCGACGCCAAGCAGGGTGGGAGCGGAGCGCCGCATCCGGGTAGTACCCTCGTTTCTCTGCCAGCAGCGTGTTTATTGCTTCAGGTGGCCTTCGTGTACTGGTTCTCCGTGGCCTTCAAGAACCACGGGGTGTGGTGGAGTGAGGGCACCGCTCTCAGACAGGTGCTGGAGCTGGATTCCTTGGCGAGGCCTGCGGCCGTGTGGCTCCGGGAGTATCCGGCCGCATGCCGAGCGCTCACCCATTTCACGGTGATATTGGAAATACTCGGGCCTGTGGTGGCCTTCCTTCCCGTGTGGAGGGCGGGGTGCCGGTTCATTGCCGTGCTGGCCATGGTGGGGCTCCACGCCGGTATCGCTATCTGCCTCGATATCGGCGCCTTCCCTTGGGTAATGATGGCTGCTTGGCTGGCATTTCTACCTTCGGAGTTCTGGAGAAGATTCATTCGTGATAAACATGTGAATATTCCTAAAAATGAGAATATAAGATGTGATTATCACGTTGGAAAACGAGATATCGTGTTCGGCTTTGTTTTGAACGGATTTTGCGTGTTTTCTCTTTCCATGGTCTTCCTGTGGAATCTCCGGGGAACCAACTTTGCTTTCTGGGAAAAGGTCTTCCCGCGCTGGGCGAATCCGGCTGCCATGGTCTTCCGGCTGGACCAGTATTGGACTATGTTCGCGCCCACACCGCTGATGGAGGATGGGTGGTTCGTGCTGCGGGCTGGGCTATCCGATGGCTCCGAGGTGGACCTCTTGCGTGATGGTGCTCCCGTTTCCTGGGACAAACCTGCGCTCGCCAGCGCCGCCTACAAGGATGCTCGCTGGCAAAAGTATCAGACGAACCTGTGGATGACCATCCACCAGGTGCACCGCATGCCGTATGGGGACTACGTGGCCCGACGGTGGAATGACTCCCATGGCGGCCTCAGCCAGGTGGTGGCGTGGCAGCTCTGGTTCGTGCGGGAGATGACCCAGCCAGATGGTACCCGGGGCAAGCCCGAGCCCATCCTTATGGCCCAGCGGGAAGGGCATCGGCAGACGCCACCTCCGGCTACTTCGGCGTCACCGGAGCAGCCCTTTAGAGAATGA
- the der gene encoding ribosome biogenesis GTPase Der: MDDYDIDNPPPLPTATPMVAIVGRPNVGKSALFNRLAGRTIAIVHDRPGVTRDRLIATCTKAIAPFDIMDTGGIGEKIEDDFYQQVQAEAHLAMDVADLILFVVDGVAGLTPVDLELARILRKTTKPLVLAINKMDSEKRRMHGVDFAKLGFEDSIEVSAAHGVRIDQLVGLLGKRLQLKPAVRSREADRETFIKKQPLKLAIVGRPNAGKSSLVNALAGKQRTIVSDVAGTTRDAIDIPIEHRGRKYQLIDTAGMRRKAKIHDEVETFSSMQATKSIKRADICLLMVDCSNITMQDRKIASIIVEQQKPCILLLNKFDLFHPGMGQKDRVEELMEQAGREFFFMRHAPFVALSAKEGQHLDKVFKAVVQVEEGAANPPGTGVLNRLLQRAIENAPGTTGRSGKSFKLLYATIKKEDKPPRIPVPQIVLFANRADKLQESYLRHLEDVIRTGWPAPGLPFTWEVRGKTRGDKPKPGGKPKAAKADTEDVTDNRPKHTRPTKGTSGNVWEKRPKNRVTRKRSVGSRKGG; this comes from the coding sequence ATGGACGACTACGACATCGACAATCCCCCTCCCCTTCCGACTGCCACCCCGATGGTGGCGATTGTGGGTCGTCCCAATGTGGGCAAGTCCGCCCTCTTCAACCGTCTCGCAGGCCGCACCATCGCCATCGTGCATGACCGCCCCGGCGTGACCCGTGACCGTCTCATCGCCACCTGCACGAAGGCCATCGCGCCTTTCGACATCATGGACACGGGCGGTATCGGCGAGAAGATTGAGGACGACTTCTACCAGCAGGTGCAGGCGGAGGCGCACCTCGCCATGGACGTGGCGGATCTGATTCTCTTCGTGGTGGACGGCGTCGCCGGTCTCACTCCCGTGGATCTGGAACTGGCGAGAATCCTACGCAAGACCACCAAGCCGCTCGTCCTTGCCATCAACAAGATGGACAGCGAAAAGCGCCGCATGCATGGCGTGGACTTCGCCAAGCTCGGATTCGAGGACAGCATCGAGGTGAGCGCCGCCCATGGCGTGCGCATTGACCAGCTGGTGGGCCTCCTCGGAAAGCGACTGCAGCTCAAGCCTGCGGTTCGCTCGCGGGAAGCGGATCGCGAGACCTTCATCAAGAAGCAGCCGCTCAAGCTCGCCATCGTAGGCCGCCCGAATGCGGGCAAGTCCTCCCTGGTAAATGCCCTCGCCGGGAAGCAGCGCACCATCGTGAGTGACGTGGCCGGCACCACGCGGGATGCCATCGATATCCCCATCGAGCACCGCGGCCGGAAGTACCAGCTCATCGACACTGCGGGCATGCGTCGCAAGGCGAAGATCCACGACGAGGTGGAGACCTTCAGTTCGATGCAGGCCACCAAGAGCATCAAGCGCGCGGACATCTGCCTCCTCATGGTGGACTGCAGCAACATCACCATGCAGGACCGCAAGATCGCCAGCATCATCGTGGAGCAGCAGAAGCCCTGCATCCTGCTGCTGAACAAGTTTGACCTCTTCCACCCCGGCATGGGGCAGAAGGATCGCGTGGAGGAGCTCATGGAGCAGGCGGGCCGCGAGTTCTTCTTCATGCGCCACGCCCCCTTCGTGGCCCTCTCCGCGAAGGAAGGCCAGCACCTGGACAAGGTCTTCAAGGCCGTGGTGCAGGTGGAGGAAGGCGCCGCCAATCCGCCCGGCACTGGCGTGCTGAACCGCCTGCTCCAGCGCGCGATCGAGAATGCTCCCGGTACCACCGGCCGCAGCGGCAAGTCCTTCAAGCTGCTGTACGCGACGATCAAAAAGGAAGACAAGCCGCCGCGCATCCCCGTGCCGCAGATCGTTCTCTTTGCCAATCGCGCGGACAAGCTCCAGGAAAGCTACCTGCGCCACCTGGAAGATGTGATCCGCACCGGCTGGCCCGCTCCCGGACTCCCCTTTACCTGGGAGGTGCGTGGCAAGACGCGGGGAGACAAGCCCAAGCCCGGCGGCAAGCCGAAGGCAGCCAAAGCCGATACAGAAGACGTCACCGACAATCGCCCCAAACATACCCGCCCGACCAAGGGCACTTCCGGCAACGTGTGGGAGAAGCGGCCCAAGAATCGCGTCACTAGAAAGCGCAGCGTCGGGAGCCGCAAAGGGGGCTGA
- a CDS encoding CDP-alcohol phosphatidyltransferase family protein codes for MTLANKITLGRIFLIPVFACFALYYAHSVREGRPDDRLWLASLVVFAVAALSDAVDGWIARHYNQTSRLGVILDPLADKLLMMAAVLILSFSDWPVKLPLYFVVIFFGREVVAIIGAFIVNHLAGKVRIQPHWTGKVAIFLQIVTVSAGMLQLHPVIPWVAAAATLFSVISFIIYVGDAISQVKAAGHGNPDPRP; via the coding sequence GTGACCCTGGCCAATAAAATCACCCTGGGCAGAATTTTCCTGATTCCGGTCTTTGCCTGCTTCGCCCTCTACTACGCCCACAGCGTGCGTGAAGGGCGTCCGGACGATCGTCTGTGGCTGGCCTCGCTCGTGGTTTTCGCGGTAGCAGCACTCAGTGATGCGGTGGATGGCTGGATCGCCCGGCACTACAACCAGACCTCCCGCCTCGGTGTCATCCTGGATCCCCTGGCGGACAAGCTGCTGATGATGGCCGCCGTGCTGATCCTGTCTTTCAGCGACTGGCCGGTGAAGCTTCCCCTCTACTTCGTGGTCATTTTCTTCGGCCGTGAGGTGGTGGCGATCATCGGAGCCTTCATCGTCAATCACCTCGCCGGCAAAGTGCGCATCCAGCCCCACTGGACGGGGAAAGTGGCCATCTTTCTGCAGATTGTCACCGTGAGCGCGGGCATGCTTCAACTCCACCCTGTCATCCCCTGGGTGGCGGCGGCGGCGACCCTCTTCTCCGTCATTTCCTTCATCATCTACGTCGGGGATGCCATCAGTCAGGTGAAGGCGGCTGGCCACGGCAATCCCGACCCCCGCCCCTGA
- the bcp gene encoding thioredoxin-dependent thiol peroxidase has protein sequence MPSETQKPTPGTPAPDFTAPVVGGAYADGAELSLSSLRGSPVVLYFYPKDDTPGCTTQACGIRDAWGVLSRNAKLFGISGDTVKKHAKFQKKYELPFPLISDEDHSVATAYGVWVEKVLYGRKYMGIERSTFVIDKEGGITAVLEKVKPEKHVELVLEALGKGEITQ, from the coding sequence ATGCCTTCAGAAACTCAAAAGCCCACACCCGGTACTCCTGCTCCTGACTTCACCGCCCCTGTAGTCGGCGGCGCGTATGCAGATGGTGCAGAGCTGTCCCTCTCCTCCCTCCGGGGCTCGCCGGTGGTGCTGTATTTTTATCCCAAGGATGATACACCCGGATGCACCACACAGGCCTGTGGCATCCGGGATGCGTGGGGCGTACTCTCGCGAAACGCGAAGCTTTTCGGCATCAGCGGCGACACGGTGAAGAAGCATGCGAAGTTCCAGAAGAAATATGAGCTGCCCTTCCCGCTCATCAGCGATGAGGATCACAGCGTCGCTACTGCATATGGTGTGTGGGTGGAGAAGGTGCTCTACGGGCGCAAGTACATGGGCATCGAGCGCAGCACGTTTGTGATCGACAAGGAAGGGGGCATCACGGCGGTGCTGGAGAAGGTGAAGCCGGAGAAGCACGTGGAACTGGTGCTGGAGGCACTGGGGAAAGGGGAAATCACACAGTAA
- a CDS encoding protein-L-isoaspartate(D-aspartate) O-methyltransferase, with translation MVKNQIEGLGRDISDKRVLAAMRSVPRHEFVPEAQRGEAYADTALPIGHGQTISQPYIVAFMTEKLLAKPEDRVLEIGTGSGYQAAILAKIVKEVYTIEIVEALGKQAASDLKRLGFTNVKTRIGDGYVGWPEAAPFDSIIVTCAPDKIPKPLVDQLKEGGRMIIPVGPERGRQNLYLMQKTDGKVTPVAVLPVRFVPMTGEAGR, from the coding sequence ATGGTCAAAAATCAGATCGAAGGACTGGGTCGTGATATCAGTGACAAGCGTGTGCTGGCCGCCATGCGCTCCGTGCCGCGGCACGAGTTCGTGCCGGAGGCGCAGCGTGGTGAGGCGTATGCTGATACCGCCCTTCCCATCGGTCATGGGCAGACCATTTCGCAGCCCTACATTGTGGCCTTCATGACGGAGAAGCTGCTGGCGAAGCCCGAGGACCGTGTGCTGGAGATTGGCACCGGGTCGGGCTATCAGGCTGCCATTCTCGCGAAGATTGTGAAGGAGGTCTATACCATCGAGATCGTGGAGGCCCTGGGCAAGCAGGCGGCGTCAGATCTCAAGAGACTGGGTTTCACCAATGTGAAGACCCGCATCGGCGATGGGTACGTCGGCTGGCCGGAGGCCGCGCCCTTTGATTCGATCATCGTGACCTGCGCCCCAGACAAGATTCCGAAACCGCTCGTGGACCAGCTCAAGGAAGGTGGGCGCATGATCATCCCCGTGGGGCCTGAGCGCGGGCGGCAGAATCTCTACCTCATGCAGAAGACAGACGGTAAGGTGACGCCCGTGGCCGTACTGCCGGTCCGTTTTGTACCTATGACGGGCGAGGCGGGGAGGTGA